The Ziziphus jujuba cultivar Dongzao chromosome 3, ASM3175591v1 region TAAAGAGACCTTAATTTCCGCCTTAAATGGCACCTAAGCGgtcaatattattataataagtaCATTAATTACCTCATGTAGCCTTGTTTAGTTTACCAAATAGTATTACACACAGCCTAATCAGAAACCAAGCCTTTGCAGCCatcttaatttccatataaaacaGATTCCCAAGTACATGAAAAATTTGACCCACAAGTTCAATCGATTATAGACTACTTTCGGGTACAAACTACTTCTGGGGAAATCTAATATGGCTTCCAAAGTGATCATTAACAGTATTGTTTTTACAATATTGGTCCTAATGACCATGCTTTGGGTTAGATCAGTGGCTCAGCAGTCAGACTGCACCAATGTGCTGATTAGCATGGCACCGTGCCTGAACTATGTAAGTGGGAGTTCATCAACACCATCATCTTCTTGCTGCTCCCAACTTGCCAATGTTGTTCAGAAAGAGCCTCAATGTCTTTGTGTGGCACTCAATGGTGGTGGAGCATCATTGGGTATCAATATCAACAAGACTCTTGCTCTTGCACTTCCTGGCGCTTGCAATGTACGAACTCCACCAGTCAGTCGCTGCGATGGTAATGTTCACTAATATGAACGTACTAGATCAtcaaaatgtgcattttattgacaaaatcattaatattaattattttttagtgtAAAGTAAAACTCTGTGAATTTTGCATATTTGGCATAATGCAGCAGCTAATGGACCTGCAACTTCCGTTGGTTCCCCAGAAGGTTTACcaggtgatatatatatatatatatatgttttgtgcTTAGTTTTCTTCTCCAAAATtcactcttttttttatatcaaacttTGGCTTTTTGCTTTCTAAATTCCTGAATTTAAAGCATATACAAATTTGTGTCATCTTGTTGTAAGTTAGTCTTAGGTCCACCTTTCTATATATAACATGGAAATTAATCATCGAGGTCCAAACACATGAAGAAAggcttaaaatatataaatttatatatatatatatatatataagtataatataatatgagaTATTATGAATATGATGCAGGGAGCAAAACAGTTCCAGTGACTGGTGGAAGCTCTTCTTCCATGGGAGTGTTCATGAAGATGCCACTACTACTTCATTTTGTCCCACTTGTGGTGTTCAATTACGTAGCAATATATGCTTCTACTTagttccatcatcatcataatcatcaGCTTCTGAGATTAATTTCATAGGGGGATTTCTTGGGAGCTTGATTTTACTATGCACTACTATTTCAAATCATCTTACTATGTTTGACTTGTACCTGTTTATCTACTCCATCCACTGTTTGCGAGACATAATATGTAATATGCATGGGTTGCGTAAAAATAAACTCAGTTTCTATGTTCCTActtgtttaattaatatatggtCATTATATGGTTTGAGATTCGATCCCCCGTTAATCGTTAACTCTCTGTATAAGATCTGGTTCATGTACTCTCCATATTTAATTTaccaattgattaattaataaaaaattgaaaaaaaaaaaactaaaattgatttttgctCAATATTGTCGCAATATTGTAGTTTATAACCGTAATTAAATGAGAAACGAAAATAACTTTACTTACTAGTGATTTCTTGTACGTAAAATGgtttaaaattgttatatacagaaaaaagaaaaatatataaatcaaattggtgtattatctttttttttatttattattattttgggcataactTGGTATATAATCTtctcttttttgataaaatttggtATATAATCTTAAGTAACAAATTTCGTGAAAGTAATTATTTATCCGAAAAGGGCATATTATCATAACCAAATTCTAAAAGAacgaataataataatcacatcAATAATATGGTCTAttcttagaaataaaataattatcttatgGTCTATTAATTCGCCTTTTCATATtgccccccccccaaaaaaaaaaaaaaaaaggaaaaagaaatcgTCTTCTCGTTTCTTCCTATGGCTAATCTATTAAGATCAACACCTTCAAGAAAAGAATCAAAGTAAAAATGGAAAAGggtaaacaaaaaaggaaaaacttccattaaaaaaaaaaaaaaaacttattaactTTATTCCACTTCTAAATTAAGGCTTTAGTACAAATCATCATTCACGTTAcaatacaaatttaatttattatctatttaaattggtattctTATACAGATTAGTCAAACATAAATAGCAATTCAAAATCATTTCAGGAGTATAAGACAAATTtggtattttcttttattttctctctcttttttttcttttttttcttttttaagatttGGTGGTCTCTTTTGTTAAGTTTtccaaattatatttatcaaaaaaaaaaaaaaatggtttttcaaATTATTCACAAAGGACTTTATAACGTAACCGAAACGGGTCCAATGTCATCTGATCTTAGCCAGTCAAATCATCTTATTAGAAAACAAGggttttttgataattttaatcgcttgaattctttattattttttgttttaaaaaaattgtattaccaaaagcaaatattttttttacttttctaaacGTTAAGGGACACGTAAAAAGATACAGCGTAAATGGCCATATACCATGCTTTATAGACAGGTTTCCAAAACATGACTAATTACATACAATCATAACCTCAAaactaaaaagaagaaaaaaatttcttggttTTCAAGCTACCAAACAGAGGACACATGTTCTTCTCAGAATCAAAATTTCTCTATTCTCATTCATTACTTTGATTtctcaaaagaaagaaagaaagaaagaaagaaaaatggaattCTACACTTTTTCTATCACAAACATTCAGGTTTTTTCAGATTCTCAAAACAATTAATTCAAGTTTGCTAGGAAAAGTCTTAAAAAAGACTAGTCAGAAACGCGTTATGGT contains the following coding sequences:
- the LOC107405552 gene encoding non-specific lipid transfer protein GPI-anchored 5; this translates as MASKVIINSIVFTILVLMTMLWVRSVAQQSDCTNVLISMAPCLNYVSGSSSTPSSSCCSQLANVVQKEPQCLCVALNGGGASLGININKTLALALPGACNVRTPPVSRCDAANGPATSVGSPEGLPGSKTVPVTGGSSSSMGVFMKMPLLLHFVPLVVFNYVAIYAST